A stretch of the Streptomyces venezuelae genome encodes the following:
- a CDS encoding AMP-dependent synthetase/ligase: MTTTLRLPAPAEELTLPALLARNAAEHAELPALSWREGDGWSTLTWSEVRRKVGVLASGYAALGVERGDHVLMMMGNRPEHWLTDLALVHLGAVPVTVYGTSAPEQITHIARHSRARLAVVEGARELARWEPLLADPGTPLERLVVAEAADAGSHRTYGSLHASGARVHRSEAFEKGWRETRPEDPLTVVYTSGTTGDPKGVRLTHRNIVLQAVRLDRQVELPEHAEHICYLPFAHIAERILGIYLPLLRAAHVRLCADPAAVSTAVRELHPVQFFGVPRVWEKLAASVRAVLAQLPEEQRTAIEAANDLARERAGHHERGEEVPAAVAKAYAQAKERVLDPLLGLAGLDRLVWTASATAPMPIDVVRFWAGWGITIMDAWGLTETSGVCTVNSPDAFRLGSVGRPIEGLELRIAPDGEILTRGATVFGGYLRPDGTVENATDAEGWFPTGDIGRLDEDGFLWLTDRKKELIITSTGKNVSPALVENTVKEHPLIGQALVHGDGRSYLVALLVLDAELAPIWAAARGIEDTSPAALATHPLVLEEVARAVDTANARLNRTEQIKKYRLLAEEWGPETGELTPSLKLRRRVVRATHADLIAALYDQS, translated from the coding sequence ATGACGACGACCCTGCGACTGCCCGCACCCGCCGAGGAGCTCACCCTCCCCGCCCTGCTCGCCCGCAACGCCGCCGAACACGCCGAACTGCCCGCGCTGTCCTGGCGGGAGGGCGACGGATGGTCGACCCTCACCTGGTCCGAGGTCCGCCGGAAGGTGGGTGTCCTCGCCTCCGGCTATGCCGCCCTCGGCGTGGAGCGCGGCGACCACGTCCTGATGATGATGGGCAACCGGCCCGAGCACTGGCTCACCGACCTCGCCCTGGTCCACCTCGGAGCGGTCCCGGTCACCGTGTACGGCACCTCCGCGCCCGAGCAGATCACCCATATCGCCCGGCACAGCCGAGCCCGCCTCGCCGTGGTCGAGGGGGCCCGCGAACTGGCCCGCTGGGAACCGCTGCTGGCCGACCCCGGCACCCCGCTGGAGCGGCTGGTCGTCGCCGAGGCGGCCGACGCGGGCAGCCACCGTACGTACGGGTCCCTGCACGCGAGCGGCGCCCGGGTGCACCGCTCCGAGGCCTTCGAGAAGGGCTGGCGGGAGACCCGGCCCGAGGACCCGCTCACCGTCGTCTACACCTCCGGCACCACCGGCGACCCCAAGGGCGTCCGGCTGACCCACCGCAACATCGTGCTGCAGGCGGTCCGGCTGGACCGTCAGGTGGAGCTGCCCGAGCACGCCGAGCACATCTGCTACCTGCCGTTCGCGCACATCGCCGAGCGGATCCTGGGCATCTACCTGCCGCTGCTGCGGGCCGCGCACGTCCGGCTGTGCGCCGACCCGGCCGCCGTCTCCACGGCCGTCCGCGAACTGCACCCGGTCCAGTTCTTCGGGGTCCCGCGGGTCTGGGAGAAGCTCGCCGCCTCCGTCCGGGCGGTCCTCGCACAGCTGCCCGAGGAGCAGCGGACCGCCATCGAGGCGGCCAACGACCTCGCCCGCGAGCGGGCCGGGCACCACGAGCGCGGGGAGGAGGTCCCGGCCGCGGTGGCGAAGGCGTACGCGCAGGCCAAGGAACGGGTGCTGGACCCGCTGCTCGGGCTGGCCGGGCTCGACCGGCTGGTGTGGACGGCCAGTGCCACCGCGCCGATGCCGATCGACGTGGTCCGCTTCTGGGCCGGCTGGGGCATCACGATCATGGATGCGTGGGGGCTCACCGAGACCTCCGGGGTCTGTACGGTCAACAGCCCGGACGCGTTCCGGCTGGGCTCGGTGGGCCGGCCCATCGAAGGTCTGGAACTGCGCATAGCGCCCGACGGCGAGATCCTCACCCGGGGCGCCACCGTGTTCGGCGGCTATCTGCGGCCCGACGGCACGGTGGAGAACGCCACGGACGCCGAGGGCTGGTTCCCCACCGGGGACATCGGACGCCTCGACGAGGACGGCTTCCTCTGGCTGACCGACCGGAAGAAGGAGCTCATCATCACCTCCACCGGCAAGAACGTCTCGCCGGCCCTGGTGGAGAACACCGTCAAGGAGCACCCGCTGATCGGCCAGGCCCTGGTGCACGGGGACGGCCGCTCCTACCTGGTCGCCCTGCTGGTCCTGGACGCCGAACTGGCCCCGATCTGGGCCGCCGCCCGCGGCATCGAGGACACCTCCCCGGCCGCCCTCGCCACACACCCGCTGGTCCTGGAGGAGGTTGCCCGCGCGGTCGACACGGCGAACGCCCGCCTCAACCGCACCGAACAGATCAAGAAGTACCGTCTCCTCGCCGAGGAATGGGGCCCGGAGACCGGAGAGCTGACCCCGTCCCTGAAGCTCCGCCGCCGCGTGGTCCGAGCCACCCACGCCGACCTCATCGCCGCCCTCTACGACCAGTCCTGA
- a CDS encoding MerR family transcriptional regulator, whose protein sequence is MTTQAQEPTLTVDELAARAGVTVRTVRFYSTRGLLPPPVIGPRRVGRYGPEHLSRLALIEELQHQGMTLSAIERYLDALPDDLSAHDLAIHRALVASWAPDAAEQTSRAELEQRAGRALSDGDIERLTAMNVLAAAGEGFRVDRGLLRLGVALLDVPIAHETILAARTVLMDHARSTAQELTRLFRDEVWGPFTEGEDDPERVESMKALSAHMQPLVVQALVTAFQRSLRDELRAAFTPEA, encoded by the coding sequence ATGACCACCCAGGCGCAGGAGCCCACGCTCACCGTGGACGAACTCGCCGCGCGAGCCGGTGTCACCGTCCGTACCGTACGGTTCTACAGCACGCGCGGGCTTTTGCCCCCTCCCGTGATCGGACCCCGTCGGGTGGGCCGGTACGGGCCGGAGCACCTGTCACGGCTGGCACTGATCGAGGAGCTCCAGCACCAGGGCATGACCCTGTCGGCGATCGAGCGCTACCTGGACGCCCTGCCGGACGATCTGAGCGCCCACGACCTGGCCATCCACCGTGCCCTGGTGGCCAGCTGGGCTCCGGACGCGGCGGAGCAGACCTCCCGGGCGGAGCTGGAGCAGCGGGCCGGGAGGGCACTGTCGGACGGTGACATCGAGCGGCTGACGGCGATGAATGTACTGGCGGCGGCCGGCGAGGGCTTCCGGGTGGACCGGGGTCTGCTGCGGCTCGGGGTCGCCCTGCTCGACGTGCCGATCGCCCACGAGACGATCCTGGCGGCGCGTACGGTGCTGATGGACCACGCGCGGTCGACGGCGCAGGAGCTGACCCGGCTGTTCCGGGACGAGGTGTGGGGGCCGTTCACCGAGGGCGAGGACGACCCCGAGCGGGTGGAGTCGATGAAGGCGCTCTCCGCCCATATGCAGCCCCTGGTGGTGCAGGCCCTGGTCACCGCCTTCCAGCGGTCGCTGCGGGACGAGCTGCGGGCGGCGTTCACCCCCGAGGCGTGA
- a CDS encoding 3-hydroxyacyl-CoA dehydrogenase NAD-binding domain-containing protein, with translation MSESTTIRWEQDETGVVTLVLDDPDQSANTMNQAFKDSIAAVADRAEAEKDTIRGIIYTSAKKTFFAGGDLKDMIRLRPEDAQIAFDTGTAIKASLRRIETLGKPVVAAINGAALGGGYEICLASHHRIALDAPGSKIGLPEVTLGLLPAGGGVTRTVRLMGIADALLKVLLQGTQYNPQRALDNGLVHELAATPEEMMAKARAFIDANPESKQPWDQPGYRIPGGTPSNPKFAANLPAFPANLKKQLNGAPYPAPRNILACAVEGSQVDFDTALTIEARYFTELVTGQTAKNMIQAFFFDLQAVNAGRSRPQGIPPRKVTKVAVLGAGMMGAGIAYSCAKAGLEVVLKDVSAEAAARGKAYSEKLLDKALARGRTTEAKRAELLARITPTAEAADLAGCDAVIEAVFEDTSLKHRVFQEIQDVIAPDALLCSNTSTLPITGLAEGVTRPADFIGLHFFSPVDKMPLVEIIKGERTGDEAIARAFDLVRQIAKTPIVVNDSRGFFTSRVIGQFINEGVAMVGEGIEPASIEQAAAQAGYPAKVLSLMDELTLTLPRKIRNESRKAVEAEGRTWTEHPADRVIDRMVDEFERPGRSGGAGFYEYDESGKRARIWPGLREHFAKPGYEIPFEDMKERMLFAEALDTVRCFEEGVLTSVADANIGSIMGIGFPAWTGGVIQYINGYEGGLPGFVARARELAASYGERFTPPALLIEKAERGETFAD, from the coding sequence ATGAGCGAGTCCACCACGATCCGCTGGGAACAGGACGAGACCGGCGTCGTCACCCTGGTCCTGGACGACCCCGACCAGTCCGCCAACACGATGAACCAGGCCTTCAAGGACTCCATCGCGGCCGTCGCCGACCGCGCCGAGGCCGAGAAGGACACCATCCGCGGCATCATCTACACCTCCGCCAAGAAGACCTTCTTCGCCGGCGGCGACCTCAAGGACATGATCCGGCTGCGTCCCGAGGACGCCCAGATCGCCTTCGACACCGGCACCGCCATCAAGGCCTCGCTGCGCCGGATCGAAACCCTCGGCAAGCCCGTGGTCGCCGCCATCAACGGCGCGGCCCTCGGCGGCGGTTACGAGATCTGCCTGGCCTCCCACCACCGGATCGCCCTGGACGCCCCCGGCTCCAAGATCGGCCTGCCCGAGGTCACCCTGGGCCTGCTCCCGGCCGGCGGCGGGGTCACCCGGACCGTCCGCCTCATGGGCATCGCCGACGCGCTGCTCAAGGTTCTGCTCCAGGGCACCCAGTACAACCCGCAGCGCGCCCTCGACAACGGCCTGGTCCACGAACTGGCCGCCACCCCCGAGGAGATGATGGCCAAGGCCCGCGCCTTCATCGACGCGAACCCGGAGTCGAAGCAGCCCTGGGACCAGCCCGGCTACCGGATCCCCGGCGGCACCCCCTCGAACCCCAAGTTCGCCGCCAACCTGCCGGCCTTCCCGGCCAACCTGAAGAAGCAGCTGAACGGCGCCCCGTACCCGGCCCCGCGCAACATCCTGGCCTGCGCCGTCGAGGGCTCCCAGGTGGACTTCGACACCGCGCTGACCATCGAGGCCCGCTATTTCACCGAGCTGGTCACCGGTCAGACCGCCAAGAACATGATCCAGGCGTTCTTCTTCGACCTGCAGGCCGTCAACGCGGGCCGCAGCCGTCCGCAGGGCATCCCGCCGCGCAAGGTCACCAAGGTCGCCGTCCTCGGCGCGGGCATGATGGGCGCCGGCATCGCCTACTCCTGCGCCAAGGCGGGCCTTGAGGTCGTCCTGAAGGACGTCAGCGCCGAGGCCGCCGCGCGCGGCAAGGCGTACTCCGAGAAGCTTCTGGACAAGGCCCTGGCCCGCGGGCGTACCACCGAGGCCAAGCGGGCCGAGCTGCTGGCCCGGATCACCCCCACCGCCGAGGCCGCCGACCTGGCCGGCTGTGACGCCGTCATCGAGGCCGTGTTCGAGGACACCTCCCTCAAGCACCGGGTCTTCCAGGAGATCCAGGACGTCATCGCGCCCGACGCACTGCTCTGCTCCAACACCTCCACCCTGCCCATCACCGGCCTGGCCGAAGGGGTGACGCGGCCCGCCGACTTCATCGGCCTGCACTTCTTCTCGCCGGTCGACAAGATGCCGCTGGTCGAGATCATCAAGGGCGAGCGCACCGGCGACGAGGCCATCGCCCGCGCCTTCGACCTGGTCCGGCAGATCGCCAAGACCCCCATCGTGGTCAACGACTCGCGCGGCTTCTTCACCTCCCGGGTCATCGGCCAGTTCATCAACGAGGGCGTGGCGATGGTCGGCGAGGGCATCGAGCCCGCCTCGATCGAGCAGGCCGCGGCCCAGGCCGGCTACCCGGCCAAGGTGCTCTCCCTGATGGACGAGCTGACCCTCACCCTCCCGCGCAAGATCCGCAACGAGTCCCGCAAGGCGGTCGAGGCCGAGGGCCGCACCTGGACCGAGCACCCGGCCGACCGGGTCATCGACCGGATGGTCGACGAGTTCGAGCGCCCCGGCCGCAGCGGCGGCGCCGGCTTCTACGAGTACGACGAGTCCGGCAAGCGCGCCCGTATCTGGCCGGGCCTGCGCGAGCACTTCGCCAAGCCCGGATACGAGATCCCCTTCGAGGACATGAAGGAGCGGATGCTCTTCGCCGAGGCTCTGGACACCGTCCGCTGCTTCGAGGAGGGCGTGCTGACCTCCGTCGCCGACGCCAACATCGGCTCCATCATGGGCATCGGCTTCCCGGCCTGGACCGGCGGCGTGATCCAGTACATCAACGGCTACGAGGGCGGCCTGCCCGGCTTCGTGGCCCGCGCCCGCGAACTGGCGGCCTCCTACGGCGAGCGCTTCACCCCGCCCGCCCTGCTGATCGAGAAGGCCGAACGCGGCGAGACCTTCGCGGACTGA
- a CDS encoding acetyl-CoA C-acetyltransferase yields the protein MSSEAYVYDAIRTPRGRGKANGALHGTKPIDLVVGLIRALRERNPGLDPGTIDDIVLGVVGPVGDQGSDIARIAAIAAGLPDTVAGVQENRFCASGLEAVNLAAAKVRSGWEDLVLAGGVESMSRVPMASDGGAWFNDPMTNWDVNFVPQGIGADLIATIEGFSRRDVDEYAALSQERAATAVKEGRFARSVVPVTDRNGLVVLDHEEFIRPGTTADTLAKLKPSFADIGELGGFDAVALQKYHWIEKIDHVHHAGNSSGIVDGASLVAIGSREAGERNGLVPRARIVSAAVSGSEPTIMLTGPAPASRKALAKAGLTIDDIDLIEINEAFAGVVLRFVKDMGTTLDKVNVNGGAIALGHPLGATGAMILGTIVDELERQDKRYGLVTLCVGGGMGVATVVERL from the coding sequence GTGAGCAGCGAAGCTTACGTATACGACGCGATCCGCACCCCGCGGGGCCGCGGCAAGGCCAACGGCGCCCTGCACGGCACCAAGCCGATCGACCTGGTGGTGGGCCTCATCCGGGCGCTGCGGGAGCGCAACCCCGGCCTGGACCCCGGCACCATCGACGACATCGTCCTCGGCGTGGTCGGCCCGGTCGGCGACCAGGGCTCGGACATCGCCCGGATCGCGGCGATCGCCGCCGGGCTGCCGGACACCGTGGCGGGCGTGCAGGAGAACCGCTTCTGTGCCTCCGGCCTGGAGGCCGTCAACCTGGCCGCCGCCAAGGTCCGCTCCGGCTGGGAGGACCTGGTCCTGGCCGGCGGCGTCGAGTCCATGTCCCGGGTGCCGATGGCCTCCGACGGCGGGGCCTGGTTCAACGACCCGATGACCAACTGGGACGTCAACTTCGTCCCGCAGGGCATCGGCGCCGACCTGATCGCCACCATCGAGGGATTCTCCCGGCGCGATGTGGACGAGTACGCCGCCCTCTCCCAGGAGCGCGCCGCGACCGCCGTCAAGGAGGGCCGCTTCGCGCGCTCCGTGGTCCCGGTGACCGACCGCAACGGCCTGGTCGTCCTGGACCACGAGGAGTTCATCCGCCCGGGCACCACCGCCGACACCCTCGCCAAGCTGAAGCCCTCCTTCGCGGACATCGGCGAGCTCGGCGGCTTCGACGCCGTGGCCCTGCAGAAGTACCACTGGATCGAGAAGATCGACCACGTCCACCACGCGGGCAACTCCTCCGGCATCGTGGACGGCGCCTCGCTCGTCGCGATCGGCTCCCGCGAGGCGGGCGAGCGCAACGGCCTCGTGCCCCGCGCCCGGATCGTCTCGGCGGCCGTCTCCGGCTCCGAGCCCACCATCATGCTCACCGGCCCGGCCCCCGCCAGCCGCAAGGCCCTCGCCAAGGCCGGGCTGACCATCGACGACATCGACCTGATCGAGATCAACGAGGCCTTCGCCGGCGTCGTGCTGCGCTTCGTCAAGGACATGGGCACCACCCTCGACAAGGTCAACGTCAACGGCGGCGCCATCGCGCTCGGCCACCCGCTCGGCGCCACCGGCGCCATGATCCTCGGCACGATCGTGGACGAACTGGAGCGCCAGGACAAGCGCTACGGCCTCGTCACCCTGTGCGTCGGCGGCGGCATGGGCGTGGCCACCGTCGTCGAGCGGCTCTGA
- a CDS encoding acyl-CoA dehydrogenase family protein: MKRQIFEAEHETFRETVRTFLAKEVAPHYEGWEKDGIVSREAWRAAGRQGLLGLAVPEEYGGGGNSDFRYAAVIAEEFTRAGAAGLAIGLHNDIIGPYLTSLATEEQRARWLPGFCTGETITAIAMTEPGAGSDLQGIKTSAEDRGDHWLLNGSKTFISNGILADLVIVVARTTPEGGAHGLSLLVVERGMAGFERGRNLDKIGQKAQDTAELFFQDVRVPKENLLGELNGAFVHLMTNLAQERMGIAMAGIAAAEHLLEITTQYVKEREAFGRPLAKLQHIRFEIAEMATECAVTRTFLDRCIVDHSNGELDHVHASMAKWWATELQKRVADRCLQLHGGYGYMTEYRVARAFTDGRIQTIYGGTTEIMKEIIGRSLLG; the protein is encoded by the coding sequence ATGAAACGCCAGATCTTCGAAGCGGAGCACGAGACCTTCCGCGAGACCGTACGCACCTTCCTCGCCAAGGAGGTCGCCCCGCACTACGAGGGCTGGGAGAAGGACGGCATCGTCAGCCGCGAGGCCTGGCGGGCGGCCGGCCGGCAGGGGCTGCTGGGCCTCGCCGTCCCGGAGGAGTACGGGGGCGGCGGGAACAGCGACTTCCGGTACGCCGCCGTGATCGCCGAGGAGTTCACCCGGGCGGGTGCCGCCGGGCTCGCGATCGGCCTCCACAACGACATCATCGGGCCCTATCTGACCTCCCTGGCCACCGAGGAGCAGAGGGCCCGCTGGCTGCCCGGTTTCTGCACCGGGGAGACGATCACCGCCATCGCCATGACCGAGCCGGGGGCCGGTTCCGACCTCCAGGGCATCAAGACCAGCGCCGAGGACCGCGGCGACCACTGGCTGCTCAACGGCTCGAAGACCTTCATCTCCAACGGGATCCTCGCCGATCTGGTGATCGTGGTCGCCCGCACCACCCCCGAGGGCGGGGCGCACGGCCTGTCCCTGCTGGTCGTCGAGCGCGGCATGGCGGGCTTCGAACGGGGCCGCAACCTCGACAAGATCGGCCAGAAGGCGCAGGACACCGCCGAGCTGTTCTTCCAGGACGTACGCGTCCCCAAGGAGAACCTGCTCGGGGAACTCAACGGCGCCTTCGTCCACCTGATGACCAATCTGGCCCAGGAGCGGATGGGCATCGCGATGGCCGGGATAGCCGCCGCCGAGCACCTGCTGGAGATCACCACCCAGTACGTGAAGGAGCGGGAGGCCTTCGGCCGGCCGCTGGCCAAGCTCCAGCACATCCGCTTCGAGATCGCGGAGATGGCCACCGAATGCGCCGTCACCCGCACCTTCCTGGACCGCTGCATCGTGGACCACTCCAACGGCGAACTCGACCACGTGCACGCCTCGATGGCCAAGTGGTGGGCCACCGAACTGCAGAAGCGGGTCGCCGACCGCTGCCTCCAGCTGCACGGCGGCTACGGCTACATGACCGAATACCGGGTCGCCCGGGCCTTCACCGACGGCCGCATCCAGACCATCTACGGCGGAACCACCGAGATCATGAAAGAGATCATCGGCCGTTCCCTGCTTGGCTAA